One window of Salegentibacter sp. Hel_I_6 genomic DNA carries:
- a CDS encoding cbb3-type cytochrome c oxidase subunit I, with the protein MSAIATAPAHDHHEDHGHHHKQTFITKYIFSTDHKMIAKQYLITGILMGIVGIMMSVLFRLQLAWPEESFMIFEWLLGDRWAPDGVMTPSIYLALVTIHGTIMVFFVLTAGLSGTFSNLLIPLQIGARDMASGFMNMLSYWLFFISCTIMLSSLFIESGPASAGWTIYPPLSALPQAIGGSGMGMTLWLISMAIFIASSLLGSLNYIVTVLNLRTKGMSMMRLPLTIWAFFITAVIGVVSFPVLLSAALLLIMDRSFGTSFFLSDIYLEGEVLSHQGGSPVLFEHLFWFLGHPEVYIVILPAMGIVSEVLATNSRKPVFGYRAMVASILAIAFLSTIVWGHHMFVSGMNPFLGSVFTFTTLLIAIPSAVKAFNWITTLWKGNLQMNPAMLFSIGFVSTFITGGLTGIILGDSTLDINVHDTYFVIAHFHLVMGISAIYGLLAGVYHWFPKMFGRMMNKNLGYVHFWITAVGAYGVFFPMHFIGLAGLPRRYYTNTAFPYFDDLADVNVLITIFAIITAAVQVVFLYNFFSSIFFGKKATQNPWNATTLEWTTPVEHIHGNWPGAIPSVYRWSYDYSKMNMEGTDYVIPGQDFVPQNVPLQDHEEELNH; encoded by the coding sequence ATGTCAGCAATAGCAACAGCACCGGCTCACGATCACCACGAAGATCACGGACATCATCATAAACAAACTTTTATTACTAAATACATATTTAGTACAGACCATAAGATGATTGCCAAGCAATACCTTATTACAGGTATCTTGATGGGTATTGTAGGGATTATGATGTCCGTACTTTTCCGTCTTCAATTAGCATGGCCAGAAGAATCTTTTATGATTTTTGAATGGCTTCTAGGCGATAGATGGGCACCGGATGGTGTCATGACGCCTTCAATTTACTTGGCTTTGGTTACTATTCACGGTACCATCATGGTATTCTTTGTATTAACTGCCGGGTTGAGTGGTACTTTTAGTAACCTACTTATTCCATTACAAATTGGTGCTCGAGATATGGCTTCCGGTTTTATGAACATGCTTTCATACTGGTTGTTTTTCATTTCCTGTACAATTATGCTTAGTTCATTATTTATCGAATCTGGACCGGCCTCTGCAGGTTGGACAATTTATCCTCCGCTTAGTGCATTGCCACAGGCAATTGGAGGTTCAGGAATGGGAATGACGCTTTGGTTAATTTCTATGGCTATTTTTATCGCATCCTCTCTTCTAGGTTCACTAAACTATATTGTGACTGTGCTTAACCTTAGAACCAAAGGGATGTCTATGATGAGACTTCCACTTACCATTTGGGCGTTTTTCATTACGGCCGTTATTGGTGTGGTTTCTTTCCCAGTATTATTATCTGCAGCACTACTACTTATAATGGATAGAAGTTTTGGAACTTCTTTCTTCCTTAGTGATATTTATCTTGAGGGAGAAGTATTAAGTCACCAGGGAGGTTCTCCTGTTTTATTTGAACACTTATTCTGGTTTCTTGGTCACCCTGAAGTTTATATTGTAATTCTACCTGCTATGGGTATTGTATCTGAGGTTTTAGCCACTAATTCACGTAAACCGGTTTTTGGTTACCGTGCGATGGTTGCTTCAATTCTTGCAATTGCATTCCTTTCAACAATCGTATGGGGTCACCATATGTTCGTTTCAGGGATGAATCCATTCCTTGGTTCTGTATTTACATTTACAACATTATTAATCGCTATTCCGTCTGCAGTAAAAGCCTTTAACTGGATCACGACACTCTGGAAAGGTAACCTGCAAATGAACCCTGCGATGCTTTTCTCTATTGGGTTTGTTTCTACCTTTATTACAGGGGGTCTTACAGGAATTATCCTTGGAGATTCAACATTGGATATAAATGTTCACGATACTTATTTCGTAATTGCCCACTTCCACCTGGTAATGGGTATCTCTGCGATCTATGGATTACTTGCTGGTGTTTACCACTGGTTCCCAAAAATGTTTGGGCGTATGATGAATAAAAACCTTGGGTATGTTCACTTCTGGATTACCGCTGTAGGAGCTTATGGAGTATTTTTCCCTATGCACTTTATCGGTTTGGCAGGACTTCCAAGACGTTATTATACCAACACTGCATTCCCATATTTTGATGATCTTGCCGATGTAAATGTGTTGATTACTATTTTCGCAATTATTACTGCGGCAGTACAGGTAGTATTCCTATATAATTTCTTTAGCTCTATTTTCTTCGGAAAAAAGGCAACGCAAAACCCGTGGAACGCTACGACTTTAGAATGGACTACCCCGGTAGAACACATTCACGGAAACTGGCCTGGTGCAATCCCTTCAGTTTACCGTTGGTCTTACGATTATAGTAAAATGAA
- a CDS encoding cytochrome c oxidase subunit II: MTVFLVIIVLALLAVTGWQMSKIFELSQGPSADSSEIANDNDNRQQAKLMLWFMIFIYVGMAYSFWHWSKFYLPEAASEHGNEVDTLMFISIGLIMVVQVITQALLHWFAYKYQGKKGQRALFFADNDKLEFIWTIIPVITLAGLIIYGLFTWSDIMNISEDDDPIVIEIYAKQFSWQARYAGEDNTLGEANVRFIEGVNTVGLNENDSYAEDDKITTELHLPVGKQVLFKFRSQDVLHSAYFPHFRAQMNVVPGMVTQFAFTPDITTEEMRNSEYMVDKVKTINEIRKENSQILMAEGDSPLDSYEFDYFLLCNKICGDAHYNMQMKIVVESEEDYNEWLSEQDTFKTTIESQQ, encoded by the coding sequence ATGACCGTATTTTTAGTAATAATAGTATTAGCCCTTTTGGCCGTTACCGGTTGGCAAATGTCTAAAATTTTTGAGCTGTCCCAGGGCCCAAGTGCCGACAGTTCTGAAATAGCTAATGATAATGATAACAGGCAACAAGCCAAACTAATGCTTTGGTTTATGATCTTCATTTACGTGGGGATGGCTTATAGCTTTTGGCATTGGAGTAAGTTCTACCTTCCCGAAGCCGCTTCAGAGCATGGGAACGAAGTAGATACCTTGATGTTTATCTCTATTGGGCTTATTATGGTGGTACAGGTAATTACACAAGCACTACTTCACTGGTTCGCATATAAATACCAGGGAAAGAAAGGACAAAGAGCCCTTTTCTTTGCCGATAACGATAAACTGGAATTTATTTGGACTATTATCCCGGTAATAACCCTTGCAGGTTTAATTATTTATGGCTTATTTACCTGGAGTGATATTATGAATATTAGCGAAGATGATGATCCTATTGTAATTGAAATCTATGCCAAACAGTTTAGCTGGCAGGCTAGATATGCAGGGGAAGACAATACCCTTGGAGAAGCTAACGTGCGTTTTATTGAAGGTGTGAATACTGTTGGACTTAATGAGAATGATTCTTATGCAGAAGACGATAAAATAACTACAGAACTTCACCTTCCGGTTGGAAAGCAGGTATTATTTAAATTCAGATCTCAGGATGTTCTTCACTCAGCGTATTTTCCCCATTTTAGAGCGCAAATGAACGTAGTACCGGGTATGGTAACACAATTCGCCTTTACTCCGGATATTACTACTGAAGAAATGAGAAATTCAGAATATATGGTTGATAAAGTGAAAACCATTAATGAAATTAGAAAGGAGAATAGCCAGATTTTAATGGCGGAAGGAGATTCCCCATTAGATTCTTACGAATTTGATTACTTCCTTCTTTGTAACAAGATTTGTGGTGATGCTCACTACAATATGCAGATGAAGATAGTTGTTGAAAGCGAAGAAGATTACAACGAATGGTTAAGCGAACAGGATACGTTTAAAACCACTATCGAGTCACAACAATAA